The [Bacillus] selenitireducens MLS10 genome includes a region encoding these proteins:
- a CDS encoding enoyl-CoA hydratase, translating to MADPSLLALKKDSQIAVVTLTNPPANAISANVIAELDDMFTELQSDDDVKVIILHGEGRFFAAGADIKEFTELTHANEFRETAREGQRVFRMIETMTKPVIAVIHGAALGGGLELAMACHMRYVTPNAKLGLPELNLGLIPGFAGTQRLPRMIGHAKALEMMMTAEPITGEEAVSAGLANRLVSEEDPLTEVMAMAIKMVTKPRRNLAAVMELVHEAERDSLERGQEKEAVLFGDLAETGNAREGIRAFMEKRKPTFEDR from the coding sequence ATGGCCGATCCGTCATTGCTCGCTTTGAAGAAAGACTCGCAAATAGCTGTTGTCACGCTTACCAATCCGCCTGCCAATGCCATTTCAGCAAACGTGATCGCAGAACTCGATGACATGTTCACGGAGCTTCAATCTGATGATGATGTGAAAGTGATCATTCTTCACGGTGAAGGGCGATTTTTTGCAGCAGGAGCCGATATCAAAGAATTTACGGAGCTGACACATGCTAACGAGTTCAGAGAGACTGCCAGAGAAGGGCAGCGCGTATTCAGAATGATCGAGACCATGACCAAACCGGTTATTGCCGTGATCCATGGGGCGGCCCTTGGAGGCGGACTGGAACTCGCCATGGCCTGTCATATGCGCTACGTCACACCGAATGCGAAGCTTGGACTCCCAGAACTGAACCTTGGGCTCATCCCGGGATTTGCGGGTACGCAGAGACTGCCCCGAATGATCGGACACGCCAAGGCCCTCGAGATGATGATGACAGCAGAACCGATTACCGGTGAAGAAGCGGTTTCTGCAGGTCTTGCCAACAGACTCGTATCAGAGGAAGATCCGTTGACGGAAGTCATGGCAATGGCGATCAAAATGGTAACGAAGCCGCGCCGCAATCTGGCAGCCGTTATGGAACTTGTTCATGAAGCGGAGCGTGACTCCCTTGAACGGGGACAGGAGAAAGAGGCTGTTCTGTTCGGGGATCTTGCTGAAACCGGGAATGCCCGAGAAGGCATCCGGGCGTTCATGGAGAAGCGTAAACCTACGTTTGAAGACCGCTGA
- a CDS encoding electron transfer flavoprotein subunit beta/FixA family protein: MNIYVIMKRTFDTEEKIQLDNGAISEDGAEFIINPYDEYAVEEAIQLRDEHGGEVTLVTVGDEEAEKQLRTGLAMGADKAVLIEDEDVEDGDTYSTERILAGYFADKEPDLILGGNVAVDGGSGQVGPRLAERLGISHVTSVVSITIDGDKATIEKDVEGDQEFIEVPLPALLTAQQGLNEPRYPSLPGIMKAKKKPLDELDLDDLDLEEDDVEGKTERLEIFLPPPKEAGKILEGEVNEQVSELVSLLKNEAKVI; this comes from the coding sequence ATGAACATTTACGTGATTATGAAGCGTACTTTCGACACAGAAGAAAAAATTCAGCTGGACAATGGAGCCATTTCTGAAGATGGAGCTGAATTCATCATTAACCCCTATGATGAATATGCCGTTGAGGAAGCGATCCAGCTCCGTGACGAACACGGCGGTGAGGTGACGCTGGTGACAGTTGGTGATGAGGAAGCAGAGAAGCAGCTGCGCACAGGACTTGCCATGGGTGCTGATAAGGCCGTATTGATTGAAGATGAAGATGTGGAAGATGGGGACACGTACTCCACTGAACGGATTCTTGCGGGTTATTTTGCCGATAAGGAACCGGATCTCATTCTCGGCGGTAACGTTGCCGTAGACGGCGGTTCAGGTCAGGTCGGCCCTCGACTTGCTGAGCGGCTTGGCATCAGTCATGTGACCAGTGTGGTATCCATTACCATTGATGGTGACAAAGCGACCATCGAAAAGGACGTCGAAGGGGATCAGGAATTTATTGAAGTGCCTCTTCCTGCACTCTTGACAGCCCAGCAGGGATTAAATGAACCTCGTTATCCGTCACTTCCGGGGATTATGAAAGCGAAGAAAAAGCCGTTGGATGAACTTGATCTGGATGATCTCGATCTCGAAGAAGATGATGTGGAAGGCAAGACCGAACGCCTTGAAATCTTCCTGCCACCGCCGAAAGAAGCCGGTAAGATCCTTGAAGGTGAAGTGAATGAGCAGGTCTCTGAACTTGTCTCACTGTTGAAGAACGAAGCGAAAGTCATTTAA
- a CDS encoding electron transfer flavoprotein subunit alpha/FixB family protein, which translates to MANKVLVIGEMRDGEFRNVSFEAIAAAKQVAPDGEVVGALLGSGVEAEAGKLFQFGADRVVVVDDEKLKEYTPEGYTQAAKALVDQEEPDAIIMGHTSIGRDLSAKLAARMEAGLISDAVSLEMDGDDAVFTRPIYSGKAFEKVKVKDGVTFATIRPNNIPALDEDSSKSGSVEKVDVAITDLKTIIKEVVKNTASGVDLSEASVIVAGGRGVKSEENFNQLYELADLLGGAVGASRGACDAEYCDYALQIGQTGKVVTPDLYIAVGLSGAIQHVAGMSNSKVIVAINKDPEAEIFQIADYGIVGDLFEVMPQLIEEFKKVVV; encoded by the coding sequence ATGGCCAATAAAGTATTAGTCATTGGAGAAATGCGAGACGGTGAATTCAGAAATGTATCGTTTGAAGCGATTGCAGCAGCAAAGCAGGTTGCCCCGGACGGTGAAGTCGTCGGTGCACTCCTCGGTTCAGGTGTGGAAGCTGAAGCAGGGAAACTGTTCCAGTTTGGCGCAGACCGTGTTGTGGTCGTGGACGATGAGAAATTAAAAGAATATACGCCGGAAGGTTATACCCAGGCTGCAAAGGCCCTGGTCGATCAGGAAGAACCTGATGCGATTATTATGGGTCACACATCCATCGGACGCGATCTCTCTGCGAAGCTCGCAGCGCGTATGGAGGCCGGATTGATTTCGGATGCAGTCAGTCTCGAAATGGATGGTGACGATGCCGTCTTCACCCGCCCGATTTACTCAGGGAAGGCATTTGAAAAAGTAAAAGTGAAAGATGGAGTGACTTTTGCCACAATCCGTCCGAACAATATCCCTGCACTGGATGAAGACAGTTCCAAATCCGGTTCAGTCGAGAAAGTGGATGTGGCAATCACGGATCTGAAGACCATTATTAAAGAAGTGGTGAAGAACACTGCTTCTGGCGTAGACCTTTCCGAAGCGTCGGTCATTGTTGCCGGAGGACGCGGAGTGAAGAGCGAAGAGAACTTCAATCAGCTTTATGAACTTGCAGATCTCTTAGGCGGTGCCGTAGGTGCTTCACGGGGTGCCTGCGATGCCGAGTACTGTGATTACGCCCTTCAGATCGGTCAGACAGGTAAAGTCGTCACACCGGATCTGTATATTGCAGTCGGGCTGAGCGGTGCCATTCAGCACGTCGCCGGGATGTCGAATTCAAAAGTCATCGTAGCCATTAACAAAGACCCCGAAGCAGAAATCTTCCAGATTGCCGACTACGGGATAGTTGGTGACCTCTTTGAAGTGATGCCTCAGCTGATTGAAGAATTTAAAAAAGTCGTCGTGTAA
- the trxA gene encoding thioredoxin, translated as MAIVKASDATFAEETGQGVVLADFWAPWCGPCKMIAPVLEELDADMGDKVKIVKLDVDENQQTASKFGVMSIPTLLVFKDGEVVDQVVGFQPKEALAGTLQKHI; from the coding sequence ATGGCAATTGTAAAAGCTAGTGACGCTACGTTTGCTGAAGAAACTGGACAAGGTGTAGTTCTCGCGGACTTTTGGGCTCCATGGTGCGGACCTTGTAAAATGATTGCACCGGTACTTGAAGAACTGGATGCAGATATGGGTGACAAAGTGAAGATTGTAAAACTCGATGTTGATGAAAATCAGCAGACAGCCAGCAAATTCGGTGTTATGAGTATCCCGACACTGCTCGTCTTCAAAGACGGTGAAGTTGTTGATCAGGTTGTCGGTTTCCAACCGAAAGAAGCACTTGCAGGAACCCTTCAAAAGCACATCTGA
- the uvrC gene encoding excinuclease ABC subunit UvrC: MLENKHKLDLLPAQPGCYLMKNKHQTVIYVGKAKVLKNRVRSYFTGSHDQKTQMLVSEIADFEYIVTSSEIEALLLEQNLIKKHEPRYNVLLKDDKSYPFIKITNEEHPRLITTRNVKKDGAKYFGPYPNAYSANETKKLLDRIYPLRKCRTLPDRVCLYYHIGQCLAPCEFEVTADQNKTMVQDITKFLNGGHKEVKESIEKKMYEASEEMNFERAKELRDQMVHIENVMEKQKITIADQTNRDVFGFEVDKGWMCVQVFFVRQGKLIERDVSLFPVYQEPVDDFYTFIGQFYLEEHHKKPNEIFVQSGVDTGLVSDFLDVKVLEPKRGQKKELVDLARKNASISLKEKFDLIEKNEKKTIHAIQELGQVMKIDTPYRIEAFDNSNIQGVDPVSAMVSFLDGKPDKKNYRKYKVKTVQGPDDYESMREVIRRRYKRLLTEEQPLPDLIVIDGGKGQISAAQSVLEDELGQTIPVCGLVKDDKHRTSQLMAGDPPEVISLKRTSEAFYLLQRIQDEVHRFAITFHRNVRKKSQFQSILDDVDGIGEKRKRTLLKTFGSLKRIKQASVEEIERAGIPQSVASALKRAIEDEPVK; the protein is encoded by the coding sequence ATGCTCGAGAATAAACACAAGCTTGACCTGCTTCCAGCCCAGCCGGGCTGTTATCTGATGAAAAACAAACACCAGACCGTGATCTATGTCGGGAAGGCCAAAGTGCTCAAAAACAGGGTCAGGTCCTACTTTACCGGGAGTCATGATCAGAAGACTCAAATGCTTGTCAGTGAAATCGCGGATTTTGAATACATCGTCACCTCTTCGGAAATCGAAGCGCTCCTGCTTGAACAGAATTTGATCAAAAAGCATGAGCCAAGATACAACGTTCTTTTAAAGGATGACAAGAGCTATCCATTCATCAAGATTACGAACGAAGAACATCCGCGACTGATCACGACGCGGAATGTAAAAAAAGACGGGGCAAAATACTTCGGCCCATACCCGAATGCGTATTCCGCCAATGAAACGAAAAAGCTTCTTGACCGGATCTACCCACTCCGCAAATGCCGCACGCTTCCCGATCGTGTCTGCCTTTACTACCACATCGGTCAGTGCTTGGCTCCGTGTGAGTTTGAAGTTACAGCAGATCAGAATAAAACCATGGTTCAGGACATCACAAAATTCCTGAACGGCGGTCATAAAGAGGTGAAGGAAAGCATTGAGAAGAAAATGTATGAAGCGTCGGAAGAGATGAATTTTGAACGGGCTAAAGAGCTCCGGGATCAGATGGTTCATATCGAAAATGTGATGGAAAAACAGAAAATTACCATTGCAGATCAGACGAATCGGGATGTATTCGGCTTTGAAGTGGACAAAGGCTGGATGTGTGTCCAGGTATTTTTCGTGAGACAGGGAAAGCTCATTGAACGTGACGTCTCCCTGTTTCCGGTCTATCAGGAGCCTGTCGATGATTTTTACACATTTATCGGTCAGTTCTATCTCGAAGAGCATCATAAAAAACCGAATGAGATCTTCGTTCAGTCAGGTGTGGATACGGGGCTTGTCTCCGATTTCCTTGACGTGAAAGTGCTGGAACCGAAGCGGGGTCAGAAAAAGGAACTCGTTGATCTGGCCCGCAAAAATGCGTCCATCTCATTAAAAGAAAAATTTGATCTGATCGAAAAAAATGAGAAAAAGACGATTCATGCGATTCAGGAACTCGGGCAGGTCATGAAGATCGACACACCGTATCGCATCGAAGCCTTTGACAACTCCAATATTCAGGGTGTGGATCCGGTATCGGCCATGGTCTCGTTTCTTGACGGGAAGCCGGATAAAAAGAATTACAGAAAATACAAAGTGAAAACCGTGCAGGGCCCCGATGACTATGAATCCATGCGTGAGGTCATCAGACGCCGCTATAAGCGGCTGCTGACGGAAGAGCAGCCGTTGCCGGACCTGATTGTCATCGACGGCGGCAAAGGTCAAATATCCGCTGCACAGAGTGTCCTTGAAGATGAACTCGGACAGACGATTCCTGTTTGCGGTCTGGTGAAGGATGACAAACACCGGACGTCACAGCTCATGGCAGGGGATCCGCCGGAAGTTATCTCGTTAAAGCGGACGAGTGAGGCTTTTTATCTGCTTCAGCGCATTCAGGATGAAGTCCACCGGTTTGCCATCACCTTTCACCGCAACGTGCGGAAGAAATCTCAGTTTCAGTCGATCCTCGATGACGTAGACGGGATCGGAGAAAAGAGGAAAAGAACCCTGTTAAAGACATTCGGGTCGCTGAAACGGATTAAACAGGCGTCTGTGGAAGAAATCGAGCGTGCAGGAATCCCTCAGTCTGTTGCTTCGGCCTTAAAGAGAGCCATCGAGGATGAACCTGTAAAATGA
- a CDS encoding aspartate kinase, translating to MATVVQKFGGTSVGDTTKIKRVAERIKRRMEAGDQVVTVVSAMGKSTDKLVDLANDITEDPDPREMDMLLTTGEQVTISLVVMALKEIGVEAVSLTGWQAGIQTECTHGDARITDIDKSAVQDYLDEGKAVLVAGFQGISDEGNITTLGRGGSDTTAVALAAALGAESCSIFTDVTGVFTADPRYVEQARQMPSISYDEMLELANLGAGVLHPRAVEFAKNYNVPLIVASSMEEVEGTLVEEEASMEKNLVVRGLAFEKDVTKIAIERLPNQYDTMSMIFKLLAADGINVDLIIQQTTSDHALNVSFSVDTDKLDRALEILEENKAELCYSTVRHQSMLSKVSIVGSGMISNPGVAADMFETLAKEEIEVMMVSTSEIAVSAVVPEMDMVRAANALHSTFKLDAEELEKVEALTS from the coding sequence TTGGCAACGGTAGTTCAAAAATTTGGCGGCACATCCGTCGGTGATACAACGAAAATCAAACGGGTGGCTGAACGCATTAAACGAAGAATGGAAGCAGGTGACCAGGTGGTAACCGTCGTATCCGCGATGGGTAAATCCACAGACAAACTGGTGGATCTTGCTAACGATATTACAGAAGATCCGGATCCGCGCGAGATGGATATGCTGCTGACGACAGGTGAGCAGGTTACGATTTCCCTTGTTGTCATGGCGCTGAAAGAAATAGGTGTCGAAGCCGTTTCATTGACCGGCTGGCAGGCCGGCATCCAAACGGAATGCACACATGGTGATGCCCGCATTACAGACATCGACAAATCGGCTGTACAGGATTATCTGGATGAAGGAAAAGCGGTGCTTGTTGCCGGATTCCAGGGCATCAGTGATGAAGGCAATATCACCACACTCGGACGCGGTGGATCAGATACGACAGCAGTGGCTTTGGCAGCCGCACTCGGTGCTGAGTCCTGCTCCATTTTCACCGACGTCACCGGTGTCTTCACCGCAGATCCGCGATATGTGGAACAGGCACGTCAAATGCCGAGCATCTCCTATGATGAAATGCTTGAGCTTGCCAACCTCGGTGCAGGTGTCCTGCATCCGCGCGCGGTTGAATTTGCGAAGAATTACAATGTGCCGCTGATTGTGGCATCGAGTATGGAAGAAGTAGAGGGAACACTCGTTGAGGAGGAAGCATCCATGGAAAAGAATCTCGTTGTACGGGGTCTTGCTTTTGAGAAAGATGTAACGAAAATTGCGATTGAACGTCTCCCGAATCAGTATGATACGATGTCGATGATCTTTAAGTTGCTTGCGGCAGACGGCATCAACGTCGATCTGATTATCCAGCAGACAACCAGCGATCATGCCCTGAATGTCTCATTTTCAGTCGATACTGATAAACTCGATCGTGCTCTTGAGATCCTTGAGGAGAACAAGGCGGAGCTTTGCTATTCAACAGTCCGTCATCAGAGCATGCTCAGTAAAGTGTCGATTGTCGGATCCGGCATGATTTCCAATCCGGGTGTTGCAGCGGATATGTTTGAGACACTTGCCAAAGAAGAGATCGAAGTGATGATGGTCAGCACGTCAGAGATTGCTGTATCAGCGGTGGTCCCTGAAATGGATATGGTCCGTGCAGCCAACGCCCTTCACTCAACCTTTAAACTTGATGCGGAAGAACTCGAAAAGGTGGAAGCCTTAACGTCGTAA
- a CDS encoding YslB family protein, whose translation MFKKRKEREIPETVPGFSYDILRNDVIPELLGEDESMILYYSGKHLARKHQERATEDPVLFFEQAGWGRLTLLKEKSKQTHYELETPFQVNERAFSMETGFLAQLKEIRDGVVSEGSYTIKKKQPLTVAITIMSDVKDHTD comes from the coding sequence ATGTTCAAAAAAAGAAAAGAACGCGAAATCCCTGAAACCGTCCCCGGTTTCAGTTATGACATTTTGAGAAATGATGTGATCCCGGAGCTGCTTGGTGAAGACGAAAGCATGATCCTCTACTATTCAGGCAAACATCTTGCACGAAAGCACCAGGAGCGCGCCACCGAAGATCCTGTCCTGTTTTTTGAACAGGCCGGCTGGGGCAGGCTGACACTCCTGAAAGAGAAAAGCAAACAGACCCACTATGAACTTGAAACACCGTTTCAGGTCAACGAACGCGCTTTTTCCATGGAAACCGGTTTTCTCGCTCAGCTTAAAGAAATTCGCGATGGTGTCGTTTCCGAAGGCTCATACACCATCAAAAAGAAGCAGCCCCTGACGGTTGCGATCACGATCATGTCTGATGTGAAAGATCATACAGACTGA
- a CDS encoding TrkH family potassium uptake protein — protein MKLGAARFLSPFRIIVASYVIAMFVFSILLYLPVSTQEGVTVTYSEALFTSVSAVSVTGLTVLNVSETYSPLGIFFLASAIQLGGIGVMTLGTFIWMVMGKKIALSQRMLIMVDHNQISFAGMVKLMRGILFVAFGIELTGALILGTYYTNYFDSVGEAFYQGAFGALSAFTNAGFDVTGQSLIPFADDYFVQLVNILLIFAGAIGFPVLMELKEYFTTKDTQFRFSLFTKIATATYFIVFAIGAVGLWITERTAFYDGMVWHQQLFFSLFNSATARSGGLATMDMNELTMASLMLLSGLMIIGASPSSVGGGIRTTTLAVMFLTIRSFALGRSDVKVFGREIHIEDQQKSFIVLSVFAVGLFAAITGISFLETGQDVALEAIIFEASSAFGTSGLSMGITPDLSQGSQIILMILMLIGRVGLVAFLFSIRAREKKTHYQYPKERIIIG, from the coding sequence ATGAAACTGGGTGCAGCCAGATTTTTATCACCGTTTCGCATTATTGTTGCGTCTTACGTCATTGCCATGTTTGTTTTCAGCATTCTGTTGTACCTCCCTGTATCGACCCAGGAGGGCGTAACAGTCACATATTCCGAAGCGCTGTTCACTTCTGTCAGCGCCGTGAGCGTCACCGGGCTGACTGTTTTGAATGTATCTGAGACGTACAGTCCGCTCGGGATCTTTTTTCTCGCCTCGGCAATTCAGCTTGGCGGGATCGGAGTCATGACCCTCGGTACATTTATCTGGATGGTCATGGGCAAAAAGATCGCCCTCTCGCAGCGCATGCTGATCATGGTCGACCATAATCAGATTTCATTTGCAGGTATGGTAAAGCTGATGCGGGGGATTCTTTTTGTTGCTTTTGGTATCGAATTGACCGGTGCCCTGATTTTGGGGACTTATTATACGAATTATTTTGATTCAGTGGGTGAAGCGTTTTATCAGGGAGCCTTCGGTGCGCTGAGCGCATTTACAAATGCGGGTTTTGATGTTACCGGCCAGTCACTGATTCCGTTCGCTGATGACTATTTTGTTCAGCTTGTGAATATCCTTCTGATCTTTGCCGGAGCCATCGGGTTTCCGGTGCTGATGGAACTGAAAGAGTATTTCACGACGAAAGATACGCAGTTTCGTTTCAGCCTGTTCACGAAAATTGCCACGGCGACGTATTTTATCGTCTTTGCGATCGGGGCTGTCGGTCTGTGGATCACAGAGCGGACTGCGTTTTATGATGGCATGGTCTGGCATCAGCAGCTCTTCTTCTCCCTGTTCAATTCTGCCACGGCAAGGAGCGGTGGTCTCGCTACCATGGACATGAATGAACTTACAATGGCGAGTCTCATGCTTCTCTCGGGACTCATGATTATCGGTGCGAGTCCGTCGAGTGTGGGCGGCGGGATCCGGACCACGACGCTTGCAGTCATGTTCTTGACGATCCGAAGCTTTGCTCTCGGGCGCTCCGATGTCAAAGTGTTCGGCAGAGAGATTCATATCGAAGATCAGCAGAAATCCTTTATCGTGCTGTCGGTCTTTGCTGTCGGTCTGTTTGCCGCCATTACCGGGATCAGTTTCCTAGAGACCGGACAGGATGTGGCCCTTGAAGCGATTATCTTTGAAGCAAGCTCTGCCTTTGGTACGTCGGGGCTTTCCATGGGCATCACACCGGATTTATCCCAGGGCAGTCAGATCATCCTGATGATTCTGATGCTGATCGGCCGGGTGGGGCTTGTAGCCTTTTTATTCTCGATCCGTGCAAGGGAAAAGAAAACCCATTATCAATATCCGAAGGAACGGATCATTATCGGGTAA
- a CDS encoding succinate dehydrogenase cytochrome b558 subunit, with protein sequence MSTNNREFFYRKLHSLLGVIPVGAFLIVHLTVNYYAVQGEEAYNQAVAFMESLPFVYVLEIFLIFLPLLFHAIYGMYIVFQAKNNTSTYSYFRNWMFMLQRVSGVIVFIFVVWHVWDTRIQKMFGAEVNFDMMVDIVQNPIALVGYIIGITAATFHFANGIWAFLITWGITVSPRSQKISQYITMGIFVILTFVGIRAILAFVI encoded by the coding sequence ATGTCGACGAATAATCGCGAATTTTTTTACAGAAAGCTTCATTCATTGCTCGGCGTTATACCAGTCGGTGCATTCCTGATCGTCCACCTGACCGTCAACTATTACGCGGTTCAGGGAGAGGAAGCCTACAATCAGGCCGTCGCATTTATGGAGAGTCTGCCGTTTGTCTATGTACTTGAAATTTTCTTAATATTCCTTCCACTTCTGTTTCATGCCATCTACGGGATGTATATCGTATTTCAGGCAAAGAATAACACGTCTACATACAGTTATTTCAGAAACTGGATGTTCATGCTTCAGCGTGTATCCGGTGTGATTGTGTTTATTTTCGTTGTCTGGCACGTATGGGATACCCGGATTCAGAAGATGTTCGGCGCTGAAGTGAACTTTGACATGATGGTGGACATTGTCCAGAATCCGATCGCACTGGTCGGCTACATCATCGGTATTACCGCAGCTACATTCCACTTTGCCAACGGGATTTGGGCGTTCCTGATCACGTGGGGCATTACGGTTTCACCCCGCTCTCAAAAAATTTCCCAGTATATCACAATGGGGATTTTCGTTATCCTGACGTTTGTCGGAATCCGTGCCATCCTGGCATTTGTCATCTAG
- the sdhA gene encoding succinate dehydrogenase flavoprotein subunit, producing MSKGKIIVVGGGLAGLMATIKAAERGMTVDLFSVVPVKRSHSVCAQGGINGALNTMGEGDSTWEHFDDSVYGGDFLANQPPVKAMCDAAPGIIHLLDRMGVMFNRTAEGLLALRRFGGTQHHRTAFAGATTGQQLLYALDEQVRRHEVNGLVNKYEGWEFLHAVLDDDNVCRGITAQDLNSSEIQSFRGDAVILATGGPGIIFGKSTNSMINTGYAAAAVYEQGAYYANGEFIQIHPTAIPGDDKLRLMSESARGEGGRVWTYDENGKPWYFLEEKYPAYGNLVPRDIATREIFHVCVDKKLGINGENMVYLDLSHKDPKELDIKLGGIMEIYEKFMGDDPRKVPMKIFPAVHYSMGGLWVDYDQMTNIPGLFAAGEVDYSIHGANRLGANSLLSSIFGGMVAGPKAAEYIDGLDQLAEEMDSRVFDAQVQKDQDEFNKILKMNGTENAFKLHQELGSLMTENVTVVRENDRLAKTDEAIVSLLERYQNISIDDTSQWSNQSAAFIRQLKAMMNLARVVTVGALNRNESRGAHYKPEFPDRNDEEWLKTTKAKFNPETQDPVFEYEDVDVSLIEPRKRDYTSKKKAGEKA from the coding sequence ATGAGCAAAGGAAAAATTATCGTTGTAGGCGGCGGACTCGCCGGCCTGATGGCGACAATCAAAGCAGCCGAAAGGGGGATGACGGTGGATCTGTTCTCCGTTGTACCCGTAAAACGTTCACACTCTGTGTGTGCCCAGGGCGGCATAAACGGAGCCTTGAATACAATGGGTGAAGGTGACTCCACGTGGGAGCACTTTGATGATTCCGTATACGGCGGGGACTTCCTTGCCAATCAGCCTCCGGTAAAAGCCATGTGCGACGCGGCACCGGGGATCATTCATCTCCTTGACCGCATGGGTGTTATGTTTAACCGGACGGCAGAAGGACTTCTTGCTCTGCGCCGGTTTGGCGGCACGCAGCATCACCGTACGGCATTTGCCGGTGCAACGACGGGACAGCAGCTGTTGTATGCACTTGATGAGCAGGTTCGCCGCCACGAAGTCAACGGACTTGTGAACAAGTATGAGGGATGGGAATTCCTTCATGCCGTACTTGACGATGACAATGTCTGCCGTGGTATTACCGCACAGGACCTGAACTCCTCTGAGATTCAGTCATTCCGCGGGGATGCGGTGATTCTGGCGACGGGTGGACCGGGCATCATCTTCGGCAAGTCCACGAACTCCATGATCAATACCGGCTATGCCGCAGCGGCGGTCTATGAGCAGGGTGCCTACTACGCGAACGGGGAATTCATTCAGATTCACCCGACAGCGATTCCGGGGGATGACAAACTCCGCCTCATGAGTGAATCAGCCCGTGGTGAAGGCGGCCGTGTCTGGACCTATGATGAGAACGGAAAACCTTGGTACTTCCTTGAAGAGAAGTATCCGGCATACGGAAATCTCGTACCGCGTGATATTGCGACTCGTGAGATTTTCCACGTCTGTGTGGATAAAAAGCTCGGTATCAACGGAGAGAACATGGTCTACCTTGATCTCTCGCACAAGGATCCGAAAGAGCTCGACATCAAACTTGGCGGCATCATGGAGATCTATGAGAAGTTCATGGGTGATGATCCGCGTAAAGTGCCGATGAAGATCTTCCCTGCGGTGCACTATTCCATGGGCGGTCTCTGGGTTGACTACGATCAGATGACCAACATTCCAGGCCTGTTTGCCGCCGGTGAAGTGGATTATTCCATTCACGGTGCAAACCGCCTCGGTGCGAATTCCCTGCTCTCTTCGATCTTTGGCGGCATGGTTGCCGGACCGAAAGCAGCTGAGTATATCGACGGTCTCGATCAGCTTGCAGAGGAGATGGACAGTCGTGTATTCGACGCCCAAGTGCAAAAGGATCAGGATGAGTTTAACAAGATCCTCAAGATGAACGGCACAGAAAATGCCTTTAAACTTCACCAGGAACTCGGATCGCTGATGACGGAAAACGTCACCGTTGTCCGTGAGAACGATCGTCTTGCCAAGACAGATGAAGCCATCGTGTCCCTTCTTGAGCGTTATCAGAACATCAGTATTGATGATACCTCACAATGGTCCAATCAGAGTGCCGCATTCATTCGTCAGTTGAAAGCCATGATGAATCTCGCACGCGTGGTAACCGTCGGCGCACTCAACCGGAATGAAAGCCGGGGCGCTCATTACAAACCGGAATTCCCGGACCGTAATGACGAAGAATGGCTGAAGACAACAAAGGCCAAATTCAACCCGGAAACACAGGATCCGGTATTTGAATATGAAGATGTGGATGTGTCGCTGATTGAGCCGCGTAAGCGAGATTATACTTCCAAGAAAAAGGCTGGTGAGAAAGCATGA